Proteins encoded within one genomic window of Acidobacteriota bacterium:
- a CDS encoding Uma2 family endonuclease, giving the protein MPRAPSPPKHFYTLNEYFALERVGDARYEYYTGEIFCMSGGSEQHGRIAGNIFAELHSQLKKRQCEAFSAEIPIKTPILPPIAILMRVLPVMKLNLKKSRELAF; this is encoded by the coding sequence ATGCCAAGAGCTCCCTCTCCACCCAAACACTTCTACACGTTGAATGAATACTTTGCACTGGAACGCGTCGGTGATGCCCGCTATGAATACTACACCGGCGAGATTTTCTGCATGAGCGGTGGGAGTGAACAGCACGGACGAATCGCGGGTAATATTTTTGCTGAACTCCACAGCCAGTTGAAAAAAAGGCAATGTGAAGCTTTCAGCGCTGAAATACCAATCAAGACACCAATCCTTCCCCCTATCGCTATCCTGATGCGAGTGTTGCCTGTGATGAAGCTCAATTTGAAAAAATCCAGGGAATTGGCCTTCTGA
- a CDS encoding type II toxin-antitoxin system HicB family antitoxin, translating into MTDQPRYEMIIYWSENDQAFLVEVPELPGCMADGATYTEAVTNAEVIIREWIETARELGRPIPEPKGRLIYA; encoded by the coding sequence ATGACCGATCAACCCCGTTACGAAATGATCATTTATTGGAGTGAGAATGATCAGGCATTCCTGGTGGAAGTCCCGGAGCTTCCTGGCTGTATGGCTGATGGGGCGACCTACACCGAGGCTGTAACCAATGCTGAAGTGATCATCCGCGAATGGATTGAAACTGCCAGAGAACTTGGGCGTCCGATTCCGGAACCGAAGGGGCGGTTGATCTACGCCTGA
- a CDS encoding M28 family peptidase, giving the protein MTTSNETLWNDGTKRRKRIRIFLAGLGLGFCILLLIIWSTVTQPVFGTIQVNQSLPKVQPARLEAHVRMVSEGLGPRDESHPANLGRVAGYIRQEFIQAKGIVSDQPFEAGGKTYRNVIALFGPDTKERIVVGAHYDACEALPGADDNASGVAGLIELGYLLGKAQLPMRVELVAYTLEEPPYFRTKLMGSAIHAASLKKAGIPIRVMFSLEMIGYFSDAPDSQHYPLAILKGVYPSQGNFISVVGRLGEGNLVSKIKEAMLTGSELPVYSINAPATIEGLDFSDHLNYWEAGYSAVMVSDTAFFRNNRYHTARDTADTLDYPRMAMVVQDVYAAVLAISQ; this is encoded by the coding sequence ATGACCACCTCAAACGAAACGCTATGGAATGATGGAACGAAACGCCGGAAACGAATTCGGATTTTCCTGGCAGGGCTCGGCTTGGGATTTTGTATTCTGCTTTTGATCATCTGGAGCACGGTGACTCAGCCGGTTTTTGGCACCATCCAGGTCAACCAGTCTCTGCCCAAAGTTCAACCGGCGAGGCTTGAAGCCCATGTCCGGATGGTGTCGGAAGGTCTTGGCCCACGGGATGAGAGCCACCCGGCCAATCTTGGCCGGGTGGCTGGATATATCCGCCAGGAATTCATTCAGGCCAAAGGAATTGTCTCGGATCAGCCATTTGAAGCCGGCGGGAAAACCTACCGTAACGTGATCGCGCTGTTTGGGCCGGATACCAAAGAGCGAATCGTGGTCGGGGCGCATTACGATGCGTGTGAGGCTTTGCCGGGAGCCGACGACAATGCCAGCGGAGTGGCTGGACTGATTGAACTTGGCTATCTGCTGGGCAAAGCTCAGTTGCCGATGCGGGTCGAGCTGGTGGCCTACACACTGGAAGAACCACCGTACTTCCGCACCAAACTCATGGGGAGCGCCATCCATGCCGCCTCGCTCAAAAAAGCAGGTATCCCAATACGGGTTATGTTTTCTTTGGAAATGATCGGATATTTCAGTGACGCCCCCGACAGTCAGCACTACCCGCTGGCAATTCTCAAAGGAGTTTACCCGTCACAAGGCAACTTTATTTCAGTCGTCGGAAGATTGGGCGAAGGTAATCTGGTGAGCAAAATCAAGGAGGCCATGCTCACCGGGTCGGAACTCCCGGTGTATTCCATCAACGCTCCGGCAACCATTGAAGGACTCGACTTTTCCGACCATCTGAATTATTGGGAAGCCGGATACAGCGCCGTGATGGTGAGCGATACGGCATTTTTTCGAAACAACCGCTACCATACCGCCCGCGATACCGCCGACACACTCGATTACCCGCGAATGGCGATGGTGGTCCAGGATGTCTATGCAGCCGTACTGGCCATCTCCCAGTAA